One window of Dermacentor andersoni chromosome 7, qqDerAnde1_hic_scaffold, whole genome shotgun sequence genomic DNA carries:
- the Atg6 gene encoding beclin-1 produces MAGLSVTLTKDRTFPVNFTCQRCCQPLRLDASFSSIDEQTLNELSEPMLSQSDPIELCGPSPVVHYRVPGEGVSRRTVEPLRFVESGNGFMLVGESSVPAVDTTISHRLDVETRLFELMTNQSAVDYPICEECTDNLLDQMERQLDLAEDECKDYKKYLDQLTNGDEEDVNSEELDAEYRKLEQEERELLAAVEKIEKERSNVESERKQVAEMLERLRSDEDRYWREYSDLNRQLMQCSDDHASVERQLKYSENKLSQLHKTNVFNATFHIWHNGHFGTINNFRLGRLPNVPVEWSEINMAWGQTVLLLYSLAEKMEMTFLRYRLVPFGNHSYLLCLEDPARELPLYFAGGFKFLWDTKFDHAMVAFLDCLQQFKEQVSKMDSNFCLPYRIDKGKIEDSSTGQSCSIKIQFNSEEQWTKALKFMLTNLKWGLAWVSAHFAAREAAS; encoded by the exons ATGGCAGGACTGTCGGTCACTCTCACAAAGGATAGGACGTTTCCAGTCAACTTCACCTGCCAGCGATGTTGTCAGCCGCTGCGACTCGATGCGTCCTTCTCATCCATCGACGAGCAGACACTGAATGAGTTGTCGGAGCCGATGCTGAGCCAGTCGGACCCCATCGAGCTGTGTGGTCCGTCTCCCGTGGTCCACTATCGCGTGCCGGGCGAAGGCGTCTCGCGTCGCACAGTCGAACCGCTGCGCTTCGTCGAGAGCGGCAATGGCTTCATGCTGGTCGGCGAGAGTTCGGTGCCGGCCGTAGACACGACCATCAGCCACAGGCTGGACGTTGAGACGCGTCTGTTTGAGCTTATGACGAACCAGTCGGCCGTCGACTACCCCATCTGCGAAGAATGCACGGACAACCTGTTGGACCAGATGGAGCGGCAGCTGGACCTGGCCGAAGACGAGTGCAAAGACTACAAGAAGTACCTCGACCAGCTGACCAACGGCGACGAAGAAGACGTCAACTCGGAGGAGCTGGACGCAGAGTACCGCAAGCTTGAGCAGGAGGAACGCGAACTTTTGGCGGCCGTCGAAAAAATCGAGAAGGAACGGAGCAACGTCGAGAGCGAGCGCAAGCAAGTCGCCGAGATGTTGGAGCGGCTGCGTAGCGACGAGGACCGCTACTGGCGCGAGTACTCGGACTTGAACCGGCAGCTGATGCAGTGCTCCGACGACCACGCCAGCGTCGAGCGCCAACTCAAGTATTCGGAGAACAAGCTCAGTCAGCTGCACAAGACGAACGTGTTCAACGCAACGTTCCACATCTGGCACAACGGCCACTTCGGCACCATCAACAACTTCCGGCTCGGCCGGCTGCCCAACGTACCCGTCGAGTGGTCGGAGATCAACATGGCCTGGGGTCAGACCGTCCTTCTGCTGTACTCGCTTGCGGAAAAGATGGAAATGACATTCCTGAGGTACCGGCTGGTCCCATTCGGAAACCACTCGTACCTGCTGTGCCTCGAGGACCCGGCCCGCGAACTGCCCCTGTACTTCGCCGGTGGCTTCAAGTTCCTGTGGGACACCAAGTTCGATCACGCCATGGTGGCGTTCCTCGACTGCTTGCAGCAATTTAAAGAGCAG GTGAGCAAGATGGACTCCAACTTCTGCCTTCCCTACCGGATAGACAAGGGCAAGATCGAGGACAGCAGCACTGGCCAGTCGTGCTCCATCAAGATCCAGTTTAACTCCGAAGAGCAGTGGACCAAGGCTCTCAAGTTCATGCTCACCAACCTCAAGTGGGGACTGGCCTGGGTCTCTGCCCACTTTGCTGCTCGCGAGGCAGCCAGCTGA
- the LOC126533208 gene encoding retinol dehydrogenase 13-like isoform X1, whose protein sequence is MLSLLKSKPAIILSSLGAGAGAIILFKEYVGGCRYDNDKRLDDKVVVITGANTGLGRAAAKEFATRGASVIMACRDLAKCRRVRREILTQTQNKRVVCEELDLASLESIRNFAARINDSVKQVDILVNNAGVMRCPKLLTKDGFEMQLGVNHLGHFYLTGLLLDKIKAAAPSRVVNVSSVAHKRGKINYTDFNSDKEYDPADAYNQSKLANVLFTKELAQKLKGTGVSVFAVHPGIVNTEITRHMGIASSRTAAVFAKPFLWLFTKTPTQGVQGIMYCALADGIEEHSGKYFCNCKVNAPNPIAEDKIASSWLWAVSEKWTGLS, encoded by the exons ATGCTTTCATTGCTGAAGTCTAAGCCAGCGATTATACTAAGCTCACTTGGTGCTGGAGCCGGAGCGATAATACTGTTCAA ggaATACGTCGGTGGGTGCCGCTACGATAACGACAAGAGACTGGACGACAAGGTTGTCGTAATTACTGGTGCCAATACTGGCCTGGGCAGAGCAGCTGCTAAAGAATTCGCCACTAGAG GTGCCAGCGTCATCATGGCTTGTCGCGATCTCGCCAAGTGTCGGCGCGTCAGGAGGGAGATCCTCACGCAGACACAGAACAAACGCGTTGTCTGCGAAGAGCTGGACCTCGCTTCTCTAGAGTCGATACGAAACTTTGCAGCCAGGATTAATGACA GTGTGAAGCAGGTAGATATCCTTGTGAACAACGCTGGTGTCATGAGGTGTCCAAAGCTGCTGACAAAGGACGGCTTTGAAATGCAGCTTGGTGTCAATCATCTTG GTCATTTCTACCTGACCGGCTTACTGCTGGACAAGATCAAGGCCGCAGCACCCAGTCGTGTGGTCAATGTCTCGAGCGTCGCTCACAAAAGGGGAAAGATCAACTACACTGACTTCAACTCGGATAAGGAATATGACCCTGCTGATGCCTACAACCAGAGCAAGCTCGCTAATGTTTTGTTCACTAAGGAACTTGCCCAGAAACTAAAAG GTACTGGCGTGTCTGTGTTCGCGGTGCATCCAGGAATCGTCAATACTGAAATCACGCGGCACATGGGAATCGCATCTTCGCGAACGGCTGCAGTGTTTGCCAAGCCATTTCTTTGGCTTTTTACGAAGACGCCAACACAGGGTGTCCAGGGCATCATGTACTGCGCTCTAGCCGATGGCATTGAAGAGCATAGTGGAAAGTACTTCTG CAACTGCAAAGTGAATGCACCAAATCCTATTGCTGAAGACAAGATTGCCTCAAGTTGGCTGTGGGCTGTCAGCGAAAAGTGGACTGGACTATCATAA
- the LOC126533208 gene encoding retinol dehydrogenase 13-like isoform X2, producing the protein MNQGVKQVDILVNNAGVMRCPKLLTKDGFEMQLGVNHLGHFYLTGLLLDKIKAAAPSRVVNVSSVAHKRGKINYTDFNSDKEYDPADAYNQSKLANVLFTKELAQKLKGTGVSVFAVHPGIVNTEITRHMGIASSRTAAVFAKPFLWLFTKTPTQGVQGIMYCALADGIEEHSGKYFCNCKVNAPNPIAEDKIASSWLWAVSEKWTGLS; encoded by the exons ATGAACCAAG GTGTGAAGCAGGTAGATATCCTTGTGAACAACGCTGGTGTCATGAGGTGTCCAAAGCTGCTGACAAAGGACGGCTTTGAAATGCAGCTTGGTGTCAATCATCTTG GTCATTTCTACCTGACCGGCTTACTGCTGGACAAGATCAAGGCCGCAGCACCCAGTCGTGTGGTCAATGTCTCGAGCGTCGCTCACAAAAGGGGAAAGATCAACTACACTGACTTCAACTCGGATAAGGAATATGACCCTGCTGATGCCTACAACCAGAGCAAGCTCGCTAATGTTTTGTTCACTAAGGAACTTGCCCAGAAACTAAAAG GTACTGGCGTGTCTGTGTTCGCGGTGCATCCAGGAATCGTCAATACTGAAATCACGCGGCACATGGGAATCGCATCTTCGCGAACGGCTGCAGTGTTTGCCAAGCCATTTCTTTGGCTTTTTACGAAGACGCCAACACAGGGTGTCCAGGGCATCATGTACTGCGCTCTAGCCGATGGCATTGAAGAGCATAGTGGAAAGTACTTCTG CAACTGCAAAGTGAATGCACCAAATCCTATTGCTGAAGACAAGATTGCCTCAAGTTGGCTGTGGGCTGTCAGCGAAAAGTGGACTGGACTATCATAA